From one Sulfurovum sp. UBA12169 genomic stretch:
- a CDS encoding ribonucleoside-diphosphate reductase subunit alpha → MIRVVKRNGRVETLDISKIQKYTSAAVEGLEGVSQSELEVDAKLQFRDMINSEEIQQTLIKTAVDKIDIDRPNWTFAAARLFLYDIYHKASGFTGYNHLREHFERGEKEGRIVLGLKDKYDLDDLNDYIRPERDLQFNYLGIRTLYDRYLIKDRSGSPIELPQQLFMGVAMFLAQNEFDCQTWAKKFYDILSKFEVMAATPTLSNARTPRHQLSSCYIGSTPDNIEGIFDGYKEMALLSKFGGGIGWDWSLVRGMGSYIDGHKHAAGGIVPFLKIANDVAIAVDQLGTRKGAIAVYIEPWHIDIRDFIDLKKNSGEERRRAHDLFPALWLNDLFMKRVQEDATWTLFDPYEVPELTELYGAAFEARYVELEKTQSVTREIISAKGLWKEILRSYFESGSPFLTFKDAANKTNPNKHTGIIRSSNLCTEIFQNTAPNSYKTRFIFEDGSMEAHDENEMLTVDNGMIKPAKKVTALDSISGKQIWIVDKEKIDGDTAVCNLASVNLSKVHTQEDIARVVPTAIRMLDNVIDLNFYPLAKVKKTNSKSRAIGLGVMGEAQMLAEKCIRWGSQEHFIKIDEVMESISYYAIRASSDLALEKGKYPTFEGSEWSKGIFPIDKANENACKLVDRGGLFGNIHDWQSLKEKVKADGMRNGYLMAIAPTSSISILTGTTQAIEPVYKRKWFEENLSGLIPVVAPNLSPDTWEYYTPSYDLDQRVLVRAAAIRQKWIDQGQSLNIFITLDKASGKYLNDIYMDAWKYGLKSTYYLRSQSPETSNDVEDRSQECVGCQ, encoded by the coding sequence ATGATTAGAGTTGTCAAACGAAACGGAAGAGTAGAGACATTGGATATATCAAAAATTCAAAAGTATACATCCGCAGCAGTAGAAGGTTTGGAAGGCGTTAGCCAAAGTGAGTTGGAAGTTGATGCAAAACTTCAATTTCGAGACATGATTAACTCTGAAGAGATACAGCAAACACTCATTAAAACGGCAGTTGACAAAATTGACATCGACAGACCCAATTGGACATTTGCTGCAGCGCGGCTTTTTTTATATGATATCTATCATAAGGCAAGCGGTTTTACGGGCTATAATCATCTCAGGGAGCATTTTGAGCGCGGAGAAAAAGAAGGACGAATTGTTCTTGGACTAAAAGACAAATACGATCTTGATGACTTGAACGACTATATCAGGCCCGAACGCGATTTGCAGTTCAATTATTTGGGGATTCGTACGCTTTATGACAGGTATCTCATTAAAGACAGATCAGGCTCTCCGATAGAGCTTCCGCAGCAGCTTTTTATGGGAGTTGCAATGTTTTTGGCACAAAATGAGTTTGATTGCCAAACATGGGCAAAGAAGTTTTATGATATTTTGAGTAAATTTGAAGTAATGGCGGCCACGCCAACCTTATCCAATGCAAGAACGCCAAGACATCAACTCAGTTCGTGTTATATTGGTTCTACGCCAGACAATATTGAAGGTATTTTCGATGGTTATAAAGAGATGGCGCTTCTTTCAAAATTTGGGGGAGGAATTGGATGGGACTGGTCACTTGTGCGCGGCATGGGTTCATATATAGATGGTCACAAGCATGCCGCAGGAGGTATTGTGCCTTTCTTGAAAATTGCCAATGATGTTGCCATTGCTGTTGATCAGCTAGGAACGAGAAAAGGAGCCATTGCTGTCTATATAGAGCCTTGGCATATTGATATAAGAGATTTTATCGATCTTAAAAAGAACTCAGGAGAAGAGCGTCGCAGGGCGCATGATCTCTTTCCTGCGCTTTGGTTGAATGATTTGTTTATGAAGCGTGTGCAGGAAGATGCTACATGGACACTTTTTGATCCGTATGAAGTACCTGAATTAACGGAACTTTACGGGGCAGCATTCGAGGCGCGTTATGTTGAGCTGGAAAAAACGCAAAGCGTTACAAGGGAAATTATTTCAGCTAAAGGATTATGGAAAGAGATACTTAGAAGCTATTTCGAATCAGGTAGCCCGTTTTTAACCTTTAAGGATGCTGCCAACAAGACAAATCCAAATAAACATACCGGGATTATACGAAGTTCAAATCTTTGTACAGAAATATTTCAAAACACAGCCCCAAATAGCTACAAAACAAGATTTATCTTTGAAGACGGCAGTATGGAGGCACACGACGAAAACGAAATGTTGACGGTTGACAACGGGATGATAAAACCCGCAAAAAAAGTGACAGCACTTGATAGTATCAGCGGTAAACAGATATGGATTGTGGATAAAGAAAAAATAGATGGGGATACGGCAGTTTGCAATCTGGCTTCTGTAAACCTTTCTAAAGTTCACACGCAAGAAGATATTGCAAGAGTTGTGCCGACAGCAATTCGTATGCTTGACAATGTTATAGATCTCAATTTTTATCCGCTTGCAAAAGTAAAAAAGACAAACAGTAAGTCAAGAGCAATAGGGCTGGGTGTAATGGGTGAAGCGCAAATGCTCGCTGAAAAATGTATCAGATGGGGGAGCCAGGAACATTTCATAAAAATTGATGAAGTGATGGAATCAATTTCCTACTATGCCATTCGTGCATCTAGCGATCTTGCTTTAGAAAAAGGAAAATATCCCACCTTTGAAGGATCCGAGTGGAGCAAGGGCATTTTTCCAATTGACAAAGCCAATGAAAATGCGTGTAAGCTGGTTGACAGAGGAGGGCTTTTTGGGAATATTCATGATTGGCAGTCACTTAAAGAAAAAGTCAAAGCTGATGGGATGCGCAATGGATATCTCATGGCGATTGCCCCGACTAGCTCCATCTCTATTCTTACCGGAACCACGCAGGCTATAGAGCCGGTCTACAAAAGAAAATGGTTCGAAGAGAATCTCTCCGGACTTATTCCTGTGGTCGCACCAAACCTCTCTCCTGATACATGGGAGTACTATACGCCAAGTTATGATCTTGACCAAAGAGTGCTTGTTCGTGCTGCTGCAATTAGGCAAAAATGGATAGACCAAGGGCAAAGCTTGAATATTTTTATTACTCTGGACAAAGCAAGCGGCAAATATCTAAATGATATTTATATGGATGCATGGAAATATGGATTGAAATCAACTTATTATCTTAGAAGCCAGTCGCCAGAGACCAGTAATGATGTGGAAGACAGAAGTCAAGAGTGTGTTGGGTGCCAATGA
- a CDS encoding ribonucleotide-diphosphate reductase subunit beta: MIRKKIYNPESQEKTNQRKIFGGDPTGIFELNDIKYQWAYNLWEMMLNNTWFPKEVDMTRDVNDYKHLTDAEKMAYDKVLAQLIFMDSLQTNNIIDNLNPFITSPEINLVLVRQAFEEALHSQSYAVMVDSISTNSQEIYQLWRRDMKLKHKNDAIAKVYEDLSKDPTDANIVKAMFANQILEGIYFYSGFTYIYTLARSGKMLGSAQMIRFIQRDEVTHLLLFQNMINATKKERPELFTDELIEEVYAMFKNAVKLECEWGVYITQGQILGLTDQIIEQYIQYLADKRLSAVGLKKLYNVEHPIKWVDNFSQFNDQKTNFFEGNVTNYSKGSLNLDDF, from the coding sequence ATGATACGTAAAAAAATATATAACCCCGAATCCCAAGAAAAGACAAACCAAAGAAAGATATTCGGAGGAGATCCTACGGGGATATTTGAACTCAATGACATCAAATATCAGTGGGCATATAATTTATGGGAAATGATGCTTAACAATACTTGGTTTCCCAAAGAAGTGGATATGACAAGAGATGTAAATGATTACAAACATCTCACTGATGCAGAAAAAATGGCATATGATAAAGTGCTTGCGCAACTCATTTTTATGGATTCGCTACAGACAAACAACATTATAGACAACCTTAATCCTTTTATTACTTCTCCGGAAATCAATTTGGTTTTGGTAAGGCAGGCATTTGAGGAGGCATTGCATTCCCAAAGTTATGCCGTGATGGTGGACAGCATCTCTACTAACTCCCAAGAGATTTATCAATTATGGCGAAGAGATATGAAGCTTAAGCACAAAAATGATGCTATTGCAAAAGTGTATGAGGACTTGTCGAAGGATCCCACTGACGCTAATATCGTTAAAGCAATGTTTGCCAATCAAATCCTGGAAGGTATATATTTTTATAGCGGATTTACTTATATTTATACGCTTGCACGTTCGGGAAAAATGCTAGGCTCCGCGCAGATGATTCGTTTTATTCAAAGAGATGAGGTTACCCATCTTTTACTTTTTCAAAATATGATTAATGCCACCAAAAAAGAACGACCTGAACTTTTTACCGATGAATTGATCGAAGAAGTTTATGCAATGTTTAAAAATGCGGTAAAACTTGAGTGTGAATGGGGAGTGTATATCACGCAGGGGCAAATTTTAGGGCTCACCGATCAAATCATTGAACAGTATATCCAATATCTTGCAGACAAAAGGCTAAGTGCTGTTGGGCTTAAGAAGCTTTACAATGTAGAGCACCCCATCAAATGGGTAGATAATTTTTCTCAATTTAATGATCAAAAAACAAACTTTTTTGAAGGAAATGTGACCAACTATTCCAAAGGAAGTTTGAATTTGGATGATTTTTAA
- a CDS encoding hydrolase, with product MQTFQKMEAVSLQLPVVQRYQDNLEKLIECLEKHQDKTLVVAPEVCLTGFDYAHLKTAAKFSVKALKILKKIVDKQIVVLTLILEDRGGFVNCAVAIHKHKVVHRQEKVKLFAPGDETHYFLSGKKKNIKPFEIEGVKYALLICFELRFKMFWKQIEGADIVVVPARWGLPRKQHLEILSRALAVMNQCYVIVSDSSDADMARSSSIISPNGDAVQDDTQSQIEGTVDLREIKKMRRYIVMN from the coding sequence ATGCAAACGTTTCAAAAAATGGAAGCCGTCTCTTTGCAGCTCCCTGTAGTTCAGCGCTATCAAGACAATCTGGAGAAACTAATCGAATGTCTGGAGAAACACCAAGATAAAACACTCGTAGTAGCACCAGAAGTATGTCTGACCGGATTTGACTATGCGCACCTAAAAACGGCAGCTAAATTTTCTGTAAAAGCACTTAAGATTCTCAAGAAAATAGTTGATAAGCAGATTGTAGTATTGACACTTATTTTGGAAGATAGGGGAGGTTTTGTGAATTGTGCAGTAGCGATTCACAAACATAAAGTTGTCCATAGGCAGGAGAAGGTAAAACTATTTGCACCAGGGGACGAAACTCACTATTTCCTGTCAGGCAAAAAGAAAAATATTAAACCTTTCGAGATAGAAGGGGTGAAGTATGCTTTATTAATCTGCTTTGAGCTGCGCTTTAAGATGTTTTGGAAGCAGATCGAAGGCGCAGATATTGTAGTGGTTCCTGCCAGATGGGGATTGCCCAGAAAACAGCATCTTGAAATATTGTCACGTGCCTTGGCTGTCATGAATCAATGCTATGTTATTGTTTCTGATAGCAGTGACGCAGATATGGCAAGATCTTCCTCGATTATTTCACCCAATGGCGATGCGGTCCAAGATGATACGCAATCCCAAATTGAGGGCACGGTGGATTTGAGAGAGATCAAAAAAATGCGTCGCTATATCGTGATGAATTAA
- a CDS encoding protein-L-isoaspartate O-methyltransferase, whose protein sequence is MTTVRQLQHLVEQIETHFILDPHVKEAFLSVDREVFVPNGFKHLSYQLDALPLAASQWISSPLTVAKMTQHLELDGIDSVLEVGCGSGYQAAILSKICRRVFTIERIDELLRQAKIRFSALGIYNIFTRFDDGQRGWKQYAPFERILFSATAREIPSVLFDQLAEGGILLAPVEEGPMQIITRFYKRNGRITSEAIEPCLFVPILDGTQK, encoded by the coding sequence ATGACAACAGTCCGACAACTGCAACACTTAGTAGAACAAATCGAAACACATTTTATTTTAGATCCGCATGTCAAAGAAGCTTTTTTGTCGGTTGATAGAGAAGTTTTTGTGCCAAATGGTTTTAAGCATCTTTCTTACCAGTTGGATGCACTTCCTTTGGCCGCAAGTCAGTGGATCTCTTCCCCATTGACGGTGGCAAAAATGACACAACATTTGGAACTGGATGGTATTGATTCTGTCCTCGAGGTGGGATGTGGAAGTGGATATCAGGCGGCGATATTAAGTAAAATCTGCCGCCGCGTCTTTACTATTGAGCGCATTGATGAACTCCTTAGGCAGGCTAAAATACGTTTTTCTGCTTTGGGAATATATAATATATTTACTCGTTTTGATGATGGGCAAAGAGGATGGAAACAGTATGCTCCTTTTGAGCGTATTTTATTTTCCGCAACTGCCAGAGAAATCCCTTCTGTGCTTTTTGATCAGTTGGCAGAAGGAGGCATTTTGCTCGCCCCCGTAGAGGAAGGACCGATGCAGATCATCACTCGTTTTTATAAGCGAAACGGCCGCATTACTTCAGAAGCAATAGAGCCCTGTCTTTTTGTGCCCATTCTGGACGGAACACAAAAGTAG